In one Balaenoptera ricei isolate mBalRic1 chromosome 20, mBalRic1.hap2, whole genome shotgun sequence genomic region, the following are encoded:
- the SEPTIN4 gene encoding septin-4 isoform X4: MDRSLGWQGSSVPEDRTEAGDDKEYVGFATLPNQVHRKSVKKGFDFTLMVAGESGLGKSTLVNSLFLTDLYRDRKLLSAEERIMQTVEITKHAVDIEEKGVKLRLTIVDTPGFGDAVNNTECWKPVAEYIDQQFEQYFRDESGLNRKNIQDNRVHCCLYFISPFGHGLRPLDVEFMKALHQRVNIVPILAKADTLTPPEVERKKRKIREEIEHFGIKVYQFPDCDSDEDEDFKLQDQALKESIPFAVIGSNTVVEARGRRVRGRLYPWGIVEVENPGHCDFVKLRTMLVRTHMQDLKDVTRETHYENYRAQCIQSMTRLVVKERNRNKLTRESGTDFPIPAVPPGTDPETERLIREKDEELRRMQEMLHKIQRQMKETH; encoded by the exons ATGGACCGTTCACTGGGATGGCAAGGCAGTTCTGTCCCTGAGGACAGAACTGAAGCTGGG GATGACAAGGAGTATGTGGGCTTTGCGACCCTCCCCAATCAAGTCCATCGAAAGTCCGTGAAGAAAGGTTTTGACTTTACCCTCATGGTGGCAG GAGAGTCTGGTCTGGGGAAATCCACTCTCGTCAATAGCCTCTTCCTCACTGATCTGTACCGGGACCGGAAACTCCTCAGTGCTGAAg AGCGGATCATGCAAACAGTGGAGATCACTAAACATGCAGTGGACATAGAAGAGAAGGGTGTGAAGCTGCGGCTCACCATTGTGGACACACCGGGTTTTGGGGATGCGGTCAACAACACAGAGTG CTGGAAGCCTGTGGCAGAATACATCGACCAGCAGTTTGAGCAGTATTTCCGAGATGAGAGTGGCCTGAACCGCAAGAACATCCAAGACAACAGGGTGCACTGCTGCCTGTACTTCATCTCGCCCTTCGGCCACGG GCTCCGGCCATTGGATGTTGAATTTATGAAGGCCCTGCATCAGCGGGTCAACATCGTGCCTATCTTGGCAAAGGCGGACACACTGACACCTCCAGAAGTGGAGCGCAAGAAACGCAAA ATCCGGGAGGAGATTGAGCACTTTGGAATCAAGGTCTACCAATTCCCAGACTGTGATTCTGACGAGGATGAGGACTTCAAATTACAGGACCAAGCCCTAAAG GAAAGCATCCCATTTGCTGTAATTGGGAGCAACACTGTGGTAGAGGCCAGAGGGCGGCGAGTTCGGGGCCGGCTCTACCCCTGGGGCATTGTGGAAG TGGAAAACCCAGGGCACTGCGACTTTGTGAAGCTGCGGACCATGCTGGTGCGTACTCACATGCAGGACCTGAAGGACGTGACACGGGAGACACATTATGAGAACTACCGGGCACAGTGCATCCAGAGCATGACCCGCCTGGTGGTGAAAGAACGGAATCGCAA caAACTGACTCGAGAGAGTGGCACCGACTTCCCCATTCCTGCTGTCCCACCAGGGACAGATCCAGAAACCGAGAGGCTGATCCGAGAGAAAGATGAGGAG CTGCGACGGATGCAGGAGATGCTGCACAAAATCCAAAGACAGATGAAGGAGACCCATTAG
- the SEPTIN4 gene encoding septin-4 isoform X3, producing the protein MIKRFLEDADDAELNKFVKDFPGSETYHQPEAKTWVSRPQILEPRPQASDLCQDDLEFRPPSWPQPSDSQQYISASAPLSPSARPRSPWGKLDPYDSSEDDKEYVGFATLPNQVHRKSVKKGFDFTLMVAGESGLGKSTLVNSLFLTDLYRDRKLLSAEERIMQTVEITKHAVDIEEKGVKLRLTIVDTPGFGDAVNNTECWKPVAEYIDQQFEQYFRDESGLNRKNIQDNRVHCCLYFISPFGHGLRPLDVEFMKALHQRVNIVPILAKADTLTPPEVERKKRKIREEIEHFGIKVYQFPDCDSDEDEDFKLQDQALKESIPFAVIGSNTVVEARGRRVRGRLYPWGIVEVENPGHCDFVKLRTMLVRTHMQDLKDVTRETHYENYRAQCIQSMTRLVVKERNRNKLTRESGTDFPIPAVPPGTDPETERLIREKDEELRRMQEMLHKIQRQMKETH; encoded by the exons ATTAAGCGCTTTCTGGAGGACGCAGATGATGCAGAACTGAACAAGTTCGTGAAGGATTTCCCAGGAAGCGAGACCTACCACCAACCAGAGGCCAAGACCTGGGTGTCCAGGCCCCAAATCCTGGAGCCGAGGCCCCAGGCCTCGGACCTCTGCCAGGATGACCTGGAGTTCAGACCCCCTTCGTGGCCCCAGCCCTCTGACAGCCAGCAGTACATCTCTGCCTCAGCCCCTCTCAGCCCCTCAGCCCGGCCCCGCAGCCCGTGGGGCAAGCTCGATCCCTATGACTCCTCTGAG GATGACAAGGAGTATGTGGGCTTTGCGACCCTCCCCAATCAAGTCCATCGAAAGTCCGTGAAGAAAGGTTTTGACTTTACCCTCATGGTGGCAG GAGAGTCTGGTCTGGGGAAATCCACTCTCGTCAATAGCCTCTTCCTCACTGATCTGTACCGGGACCGGAAACTCCTCAGTGCTGAAg AGCGGATCATGCAAACAGTGGAGATCACTAAACATGCAGTGGACATAGAAGAGAAGGGTGTGAAGCTGCGGCTCACCATTGTGGACACACCGGGTTTTGGGGATGCGGTCAACAACACAGAGTG CTGGAAGCCTGTGGCAGAATACATCGACCAGCAGTTTGAGCAGTATTTCCGAGATGAGAGTGGCCTGAACCGCAAGAACATCCAAGACAACAGGGTGCACTGCTGCCTGTACTTCATCTCGCCCTTCGGCCACGG GCTCCGGCCATTGGATGTTGAATTTATGAAGGCCCTGCATCAGCGGGTCAACATCGTGCCTATCTTGGCAAAGGCGGACACACTGACACCTCCAGAAGTGGAGCGCAAGAAACGCAAA ATCCGGGAGGAGATTGAGCACTTTGGAATCAAGGTCTACCAATTCCCAGACTGTGATTCTGACGAGGATGAGGACTTCAAATTACAGGACCAAGCCCTAAAG GAAAGCATCCCATTTGCTGTAATTGGGAGCAACACTGTGGTAGAGGCCAGAGGGCGGCGAGTTCGGGGCCGGCTCTACCCCTGGGGCATTGTGGAAG TGGAAAACCCAGGGCACTGCGACTTTGTGAAGCTGCGGACCATGCTGGTGCGTACTCACATGCAGGACCTGAAGGACGTGACACGGGAGACACATTATGAGAACTACCGGGCACAGTGCATCCAGAGCATGACCCGCCTGGTGGTGAAAGAACGGAATCGCAA caAACTGACTCGAGAGAGTGGCACCGACTTCCCCATTCCTGCTGTCCCACCAGGGACAGATCCAGAAACCGAGAGGCTGATCCGAGAGAAAGATGAGGAG CTGCGACGGATGCAGGAGATGCTGCACAAAATCCAAAGACAGATGAAGGAGACCCATTAG
- the SEPTIN4 gene encoding septin-4 isoform X6, which yields MDRSLGWQGSSVPEDRTEAGASPGDYGYQQIKRFLEDADDAELNKFVKDFPGSETYHQPEAKTWVSRPQILEPRPQASDLCQDDLEFRPPSWPQPSDSQQYISASAPLSPSARPRSPWGKLDPYDSSEDDKEYVGFATLPNQVHRKSVKKGFDFTLMVAGESGLGKSTLVNSLFLTDLYRDRKLLSAEERIMQTVEITKHAVDIEEKGVKLRLTIVDTPGFGDAVNNTECWKPVAEYIDQQFEQYFRDESGLNRKNIQDNRVHCCLYFISPFGHGLRPLDVEFMKALHQRVNIVPILAKADTLTPPEVERKKRKIREEIEHFGIKVYQFPDCDSDEDEDFKLQDQALKESIPFAVIGSNTVVEARGRRVRGRLYPWGIVEVENPGHCDFVKLRTMLVRTHMQDLKDVTRETHYENYRAQCIQSMTRLVVKERNRNKLTRESGTDFPIPAVPPGTDPETERLIREKDEELRRMQEMLHKIQRQMKETH from the exons ATGGACCGTTCACTGGGATGGCAAGGCAGTTCTGTCCCTGAGGACAGAACTGAAGCTGGG GCAAGCCCTGGAGACTACGGCTATCAGCAG ATTAAGCGCTTTCTGGAGGACGCAGATGATGCAGAACTGAACAAGTTCGTGAAGGATTTCCCAGGAAGCGAGACCTACCACCAACCAGAGGCCAAGACCTGGGTGTCCAGGCCCCAAATCCTGGAGCCGAGGCCCCAGGCCTCGGACCTCTGCCAGGATGACCTGGAGTTCAGACCCCCTTCGTGGCCCCAGCCCTCTGACAGCCAGCAGTACATCTCTGCCTCAGCCCCTCTCAGCCCCTCAGCCCGGCCCCGCAGCCCGTGGGGCAAGCTCGATCCCTATGACTCCTCTGAG GATGACAAGGAGTATGTGGGCTTTGCGACCCTCCCCAATCAAGTCCATCGAAAGTCCGTGAAGAAAGGTTTTGACTTTACCCTCATGGTGGCAG GAGAGTCTGGTCTGGGGAAATCCACTCTCGTCAATAGCCTCTTCCTCACTGATCTGTACCGGGACCGGAAACTCCTCAGTGCTGAAg AGCGGATCATGCAAACAGTGGAGATCACTAAACATGCAGTGGACATAGAAGAGAAGGGTGTGAAGCTGCGGCTCACCATTGTGGACACACCGGGTTTTGGGGATGCGGTCAACAACACAGAGTG CTGGAAGCCTGTGGCAGAATACATCGACCAGCAGTTTGAGCAGTATTTCCGAGATGAGAGTGGCCTGAACCGCAAGAACATCCAAGACAACAGGGTGCACTGCTGCCTGTACTTCATCTCGCCCTTCGGCCACGG GCTCCGGCCATTGGATGTTGAATTTATGAAGGCCCTGCATCAGCGGGTCAACATCGTGCCTATCTTGGCAAAGGCGGACACACTGACACCTCCAGAAGTGGAGCGCAAGAAACGCAAA ATCCGGGAGGAGATTGAGCACTTTGGAATCAAGGTCTACCAATTCCCAGACTGTGATTCTGACGAGGATGAGGACTTCAAATTACAGGACCAAGCCCTAAAG GAAAGCATCCCATTTGCTGTAATTGGGAGCAACACTGTGGTAGAGGCCAGAGGGCGGCGAGTTCGGGGCCGGCTCTACCCCTGGGGCATTGTGGAAG TGGAAAACCCAGGGCACTGCGACTTTGTGAAGCTGCGGACCATGCTGGTGCGTACTCACATGCAGGACCTGAAGGACGTGACACGGGAGACACATTATGAGAACTACCGGGCACAGTGCATCCAGAGCATGACCCGCCTGGTGGTGAAAGAACGGAATCGCAA caAACTGACTCGAGAGAGTGGCACCGACTTCCCCATTCCTGCTGTCCCACCAGGGACAGATCCAGAAACCGAGAGGCTGATCCGAGAGAAAGATGAGGAG CTGCGACGGATGCAGGAGATGCTGCACAAAATCCAAAGACAGATGAAGGAGACCCATTAG
- the SEPTIN4 gene encoding septin-4 isoform X5 produces MDDKEYVGFATLPNQVHRKSVKKGFDFTLMVAGESGLGKSTLVNSLFLTDLYRDRKLLSAEERIMQTVEITKHAVDIEEKGVKLRLTIVDTPGFGDAVNNTECWKPVAEYIDQQFEQYFRDESGLNRKNIQDNRVHCCLYFISPFGHGLRPLDVEFMKALHQRVNIVPILAKADTLTPPEVERKKRKIREEIEHFGIKVYQFPDCDSDEDEDFKLQDQALKESIPFAVIGSNTVVEARGRRVRGRLYPWGIVEVENPGHCDFVKLRTMLVRTHMQDLKDVTRETHYENYRAQCIQSMTRLVVKERNRNKLTRESGTDFPIPAVPPGTDPETERLIREKDEELRRMQEMLHKIQRQMKETH; encoded by the exons GATGACAAGGAGTATGTGGGCTTTGCGACCCTCCCCAATCAAGTCCATCGAAAGTCCGTGAAGAAAGGTTTTGACTTTACCCTCATGGTGGCAG GAGAGTCTGGTCTGGGGAAATCCACTCTCGTCAATAGCCTCTTCCTCACTGATCTGTACCGGGACCGGAAACTCCTCAGTGCTGAAg AGCGGATCATGCAAACAGTGGAGATCACTAAACATGCAGTGGACATAGAAGAGAAGGGTGTGAAGCTGCGGCTCACCATTGTGGACACACCGGGTTTTGGGGATGCGGTCAACAACACAGAGTG CTGGAAGCCTGTGGCAGAATACATCGACCAGCAGTTTGAGCAGTATTTCCGAGATGAGAGTGGCCTGAACCGCAAGAACATCCAAGACAACAGGGTGCACTGCTGCCTGTACTTCATCTCGCCCTTCGGCCACGG GCTCCGGCCATTGGATGTTGAATTTATGAAGGCCCTGCATCAGCGGGTCAACATCGTGCCTATCTTGGCAAAGGCGGACACACTGACACCTCCAGAAGTGGAGCGCAAGAAACGCAAA ATCCGGGAGGAGATTGAGCACTTTGGAATCAAGGTCTACCAATTCCCAGACTGTGATTCTGACGAGGATGAGGACTTCAAATTACAGGACCAAGCCCTAAAG GAAAGCATCCCATTTGCTGTAATTGGGAGCAACACTGTGGTAGAGGCCAGAGGGCGGCGAGTTCGGGGCCGGCTCTACCCCTGGGGCATTGTGGAAG TGGAAAACCCAGGGCACTGCGACTTTGTGAAGCTGCGGACCATGCTGGTGCGTACTCACATGCAGGACCTGAAGGACGTGACACGGGAGACACATTATGAGAACTACCGGGCACAGTGCATCCAGAGCATGACCCGCCTGGTGGTGAAAGAACGGAATCGCAA caAACTGACTCGAGAGAGTGGCACCGACTTCCCCATTCCTGCTGTCCCACCAGGGACAGATCCAGAAACCGAGAGGCTGATCCGAGAGAAAGATGAGGAG CTGCGACGGATGCAGGAGATGCTGCACAAAATCCAAAGACAGATGAAGGAGACCCATTAG
- the SEPTIN4 gene encoding septin-4 isoform X2: protein MASPGDYGYQQIKRFLEDADDAELNKFVKDFPGSETYHQPEAKTWVSRPQILEPRPQASDLCQDDLEFRPPSWPQPSDSQQYISASAPLSPSARPRSPWGKLDPYDSSEDDKEYVGFATLPNQVHRKSVKKGFDFTLMVAGESGLGKSTLVNSLFLTDLYRDRKLLSAEERIMQTVEITKHAVDIEEKGVKLRLTIVDTPGFGDAVNNTECWKPVAEYIDQQFEQYFRDESGLNRKNIQDNRVHCCLYFISPFGHGLRPLDVEFMKALHQRVNIVPILAKADTLTPPEVERKKRKIREEIEHFGIKVYQFPDCDSDEDEDFKLQDQALKESIPFAVIGSNTVVEARGRRVRGRLYPWGIVEVENPGHCDFVKLRTMLVRTHMQDLKDVTRETHYENYRAQCIQSMTRLVVKERNRNKLTRESGTDFPIPAVPPGTDPETERLIREKDEELRRMQEMLHKIQRQMKETH from the exons GCAAGCCCTGGAGACTACGGCTATCAGCAG ATTAAGCGCTTTCTGGAGGACGCAGATGATGCAGAACTGAACAAGTTCGTGAAGGATTTCCCAGGAAGCGAGACCTACCACCAACCAGAGGCCAAGACCTGGGTGTCCAGGCCCCAAATCCTGGAGCCGAGGCCCCAGGCCTCGGACCTCTGCCAGGATGACCTGGAGTTCAGACCCCCTTCGTGGCCCCAGCCCTCTGACAGCCAGCAGTACATCTCTGCCTCAGCCCCTCTCAGCCCCTCAGCCCGGCCCCGCAGCCCGTGGGGCAAGCTCGATCCCTATGACTCCTCTGAG GATGACAAGGAGTATGTGGGCTTTGCGACCCTCCCCAATCAAGTCCATCGAAAGTCCGTGAAGAAAGGTTTTGACTTTACCCTCATGGTGGCAG GAGAGTCTGGTCTGGGGAAATCCACTCTCGTCAATAGCCTCTTCCTCACTGATCTGTACCGGGACCGGAAACTCCTCAGTGCTGAAg AGCGGATCATGCAAACAGTGGAGATCACTAAACATGCAGTGGACATAGAAGAGAAGGGTGTGAAGCTGCGGCTCACCATTGTGGACACACCGGGTTTTGGGGATGCGGTCAACAACACAGAGTG CTGGAAGCCTGTGGCAGAATACATCGACCAGCAGTTTGAGCAGTATTTCCGAGATGAGAGTGGCCTGAACCGCAAGAACATCCAAGACAACAGGGTGCACTGCTGCCTGTACTTCATCTCGCCCTTCGGCCACGG GCTCCGGCCATTGGATGTTGAATTTATGAAGGCCCTGCATCAGCGGGTCAACATCGTGCCTATCTTGGCAAAGGCGGACACACTGACACCTCCAGAAGTGGAGCGCAAGAAACGCAAA ATCCGGGAGGAGATTGAGCACTTTGGAATCAAGGTCTACCAATTCCCAGACTGTGATTCTGACGAGGATGAGGACTTCAAATTACAGGACCAAGCCCTAAAG GAAAGCATCCCATTTGCTGTAATTGGGAGCAACACTGTGGTAGAGGCCAGAGGGCGGCGAGTTCGGGGCCGGCTCTACCCCTGGGGCATTGTGGAAG TGGAAAACCCAGGGCACTGCGACTTTGTGAAGCTGCGGACCATGCTGGTGCGTACTCACATGCAGGACCTGAAGGACGTGACACGGGAGACACATTATGAGAACTACCGGGCACAGTGCATCCAGAGCATGACCCGCCTGGTGGTGAAAGAACGGAATCGCAA caAACTGACTCGAGAGAGTGGCACCGACTTCCCCATTCCTGCTGTCCCACCAGGGACAGATCCAGAAACCGAGAGGCTGATCCGAGAGAAAGATGAGGAG CTGCGACGGATGCAGGAGATGCTGCACAAAATCCAAAGACAGATGAAGGAGACCCATTAG